The following are encoded in a window of Paramormyrops kingsleyae isolate MSU_618 chromosome 12, PKINGS_0.4, whole genome shotgun sequence genomic DNA:
- the ajuba gene encoding LIM domain-containing protein ajuba isoform X2, translating into MRPLGQRRYSLELQQLVQRHQLLSQPPPRPPLCYKGDGSAPLGYGMDEPGFPLEQDRYKRLSLQETFTCKRHSTGGGEPWERPSSLSQAASRTAEQGAASCFPGLALSPCSSASLQESLLASPRSSFASTASGGSPMGSRCSSNRTSGISLGFDTRCSAMQFSSLPPGGTAFASPGHMAGVRPHAPSVYLDGAAAGVAQDSRHSYPPASGGANTDPGDQRPVRGVPRDRLRYSDLLGTQYQEELLCLLRKEAGLPRETQADAQRLLELLEELTLKEQLPSAGPPNPSEDLGPGRDAAESQQEYFGTCVKCGKGVYGADNACQALDSLYHTRCFTCVSCGRTLRNKDFYNVSGSVYCKEDYMFSGFQAAAEKCSVCGHLILEKILQALGNSYHPSCFRCVVCTKALDGVPFTVDYLNNVYCVSDYNRTFAPKCAACLQPILPAEGSEEILRVVSMQKDYHFECYHCEDCGKQLSDQPGSQCYPLDSHLLCHSCHMTRVCTTHNLPLHSTP; encoded by the exons ATGCGACCCCTGGGCCAGCGCCGGTACTCCCTGGAGCTTCAGCAGCTCGTCCAGAGGCACCAGCTCCTCTCTCAGCCTCCGCCGCGGCCGCCGCTATGCTATAAGGGTGATGGCAGTGCCCCGCTCGGGTACGGCATGGACGAGCCGGGCTTCCCACTGGAACAGGATCGCTACAAGAGACTCTCCCTGCAGGAGACGTTTACCTGCAAGCGGCATAGCACAGGTGGAGGAGAGCCGTGGGAGCGGCCGTCGTCCCTCTCGCAAGCGGCAAGCCGCACCGCTGAACAAGGTGCTGCCAGCTGCTTTCCAGGCCTTGCCCTCAGCCCCTGCTCCTCTGCCAGCTTGCAGGAGTCCCTGCTGGCCAGCCCCCGCTCCAGCTTCGCCAGCACCGCTAGCGGTGGGAGCCCCATGGGCAGCCGATGCAGCAGCAACCGCACCAGTGGCATCAGTCTGGGCTTCGACACACGCTGCAGCGCCATGCAGTTCTCCTCgctgccaccagggggcactgcATTCGCAAGCCCAGGTCACATGGCAGGGGTGAGACCACATGCTCCCTCTGTGTATCTGGATGGGGCAGCAGCGGGTGTGGCACAGGATAGCCGGCATTCGTATCCCCCTGCATCAGGAGGTGCTAACACAGATCCAGGGGACCAGCGGCCAGTGCGGGGGGTTCCCAGGGACCGACTGCGCTACTCTGACCTCCTGGGAACTCAGTACCAGGAGGAGCTTCTTTGCCTACTGCGGAAAGAAGCTGGACTTCCCCGAGAGACCCAGGCAGATGCTCAGCGCCTCTTGGAACTCCTGGAGGAGCTGACCCTTAAGGAGCAGCTGCCATCTGCAGGTCCCCCCAATCCCAGTGAAGATCTGGGACCAGGCAGGGATGCAGCTGAAAGCCAACAGGAGTACTTTG GGACCTGTGTGAAGTGCGGTAAAGGTGTATATGGGGCCGACAATGCTTGCCAGGCGCTGGACAGTCTCTACCACACCCGCTGCTTCACCTGCGTTTCTTGTG GTCGCACCCTCAGAAACAAGGACTTCTACAATGTCAGTGGATCTGTGTACTGCAAGGAGGATTACATG TTCTCAGGGTTCCAAGCAGCAGCAGAGaagtgcagtgtgtgtggacACTTGATCCTGGAGAAG ATACTGCAGGCTCTGGGGAACTCGTACCACCCCAGCTGCTTCCGCTGCGTTGTGTGCACCAAGGCCCTCGATGGCGTCCCTTTCACAGTGGACTACCTCAACAACGTCTACTGTGTCTCAGACTACAACAG AACTTTTGCTCCAAAGTGTGCTGCTTGTCTTCAGCCCATTCTACCTGCGGAG GGCAGTGAAGAAATTCTCAGGGTGGTATCCATGCAGAAGGATTACCACTTCGAGTGCTACCACTGCGAG GACTGTGGGAAGCAGCTCTCTGATCAGCCAGGCTCCCAGTGCTACCCCCTGGACTCTCACCTCCTCTGCCACTCGTGTCACATGACGAGGGTGTGCACCACGCATAACCTCCCCTTGCACAGCACACCGTGA
- the ajuba gene encoding LIM domain-containing protein ajuba isoform X1 has product MDRFSSKWLEKLKRNDTGSVKFSISKKKGDSGNANNNNSANVPVATGVAVASAPCPGPGPGHGLGQPALPSPASADLCGQGARGGGQGPHVQRVSPTTVLPESSWNSEHHCNTSAAAKLRRRPPQQPSQRNAVVPGDARAPDVGRCSLRNSFSGLSEQLRRDLILTEADPALSALGSGVMRPLGQRRYSLELQQLVQRHQLLSQPPPRPPLCYKGDGSAPLGYGMDEPGFPLEQDRYKRLSLQETFTCKRHSTGGGEPWERPSSLSQAASRTAEQGAASCFPGLALSPCSSASLQESLLASPRSSFASTASGGSPMGSRCSSNRTSGISLGFDTRCSAMQFSSLPPGGTAFASPGHMAGVRPHAPSVYLDGAAAGVAQDSRHSYPPASGGANTDPGDQRPVRGVPRDRLRYSDLLGTQYQEELLCLLRKEAGLPRETQADAQRLLELLEELTLKEQLPSAGPPNPSEDLGPGRDAAESQQEYFGTCVKCGKGVYGADNACQALDSLYHTRCFTCVSCGRTLRNKDFYNVSGSVYCKEDYMFSGFQAAAEKCSVCGHLILEKILQALGNSYHPSCFRCVVCTKALDGVPFTVDYLNNVYCVSDYNRTFAPKCAACLQPILPAEGSEEILRVVSMQKDYHFECYHCEDCGKQLSDQPGSQCYPLDSHLLCHSCHMTRVCTTHNLPLHSTP; this is encoded by the exons ATGGACCGCTTTAGCAGTAAGTGGCTGGAGAAATTAAAACGGAATGACACGGGTAGTGTTAAATTTTCAATTTCTAAAAAGAAAGGTGACTCGGGAAATGCAAATAACAACAACAGTGCAAATGTGCCTGTGGCCACCGGCGTGGCGGTTGCTTCTGCTCCGTGCCCTGGTCCCGGTCCCGGCCACGGTCTGGGCCAGCCTGCCCTACCCTCACCAGCATCGGCCGATTTGTGTGGGCAAGGAGCTAGAGGCGGTGGGCAAGGCCCTCATGTCCAGCGGGTGTCTCCCACCACAGTCCTACCAGAGAGCAGCTGGAACAGTGAGCATCACTGTAACACCTCTGCTGCTGCGAAGCTCCGGAGACGGCCGCCTCAGCAGCCCAGCCAAAGGAATGCGGTCGTCCCCGGGGATGCCAGGGCGCCTGACGTGGGCCGGTGTAGCTTGAGGAACAGCTTTTCTGGGCTCAGTGAGCAGCTGAGGCGGGACCTGATCCTTACAGAGGCAGACCCGGCGCTGTCGGCTCTGGGTAGCGGAGTCATGCGACCCCTGGGCCAGCGCCGGTACTCCCTGGAGCTTCAGCAGCTCGTCCAGAGGCACCAGCTCCTCTCTCAGCCTCCGCCGCGGCCGCCGCTATGCTATAAGGGTGATGGCAGTGCCCCGCTCGGGTACGGCATGGACGAGCCGGGCTTCCCACTGGAACAGGATCGCTACAAGAGACTCTCCCTGCAGGAGACGTTTACCTGCAAGCGGCATAGCACAGGTGGAGGAGAGCCGTGGGAGCGGCCGTCGTCCCTCTCGCAAGCGGCAAGCCGCACCGCTGAACAAGGTGCTGCCAGCTGCTTTCCAGGCCTTGCCCTCAGCCCCTGCTCCTCTGCCAGCTTGCAGGAGTCCCTGCTGGCCAGCCCCCGCTCCAGCTTCGCCAGCACCGCTAGCGGTGGGAGCCCCATGGGCAGCCGATGCAGCAGCAACCGCACCAGTGGCATCAGTCTGGGCTTCGACACACGCTGCAGCGCCATGCAGTTCTCCTCgctgccaccagggggcactgcATTCGCAAGCCCAGGTCACATGGCAGGGGTGAGACCACATGCTCCCTCTGTGTATCTGGATGGGGCAGCAGCGGGTGTGGCACAGGATAGCCGGCATTCGTATCCCCCTGCATCAGGAGGTGCTAACACAGATCCAGGGGACCAGCGGCCAGTGCGGGGGGTTCCCAGGGACCGACTGCGCTACTCTGACCTCCTGGGAACTCAGTACCAGGAGGAGCTTCTTTGCCTACTGCGGAAAGAAGCTGGACTTCCCCGAGAGACCCAGGCAGATGCTCAGCGCCTCTTGGAACTCCTGGAGGAGCTGACCCTTAAGGAGCAGCTGCCATCTGCAGGTCCCCCCAATCCCAGTGAAGATCTGGGACCAGGCAGGGATGCAGCTGAAAGCCAACAGGAGTACTTTG GGACCTGTGTGAAGTGCGGTAAAGGTGTATATGGGGCCGACAATGCTTGCCAGGCGCTGGACAGTCTCTACCACACCCGCTGCTTCACCTGCGTTTCTTGTG GTCGCACCCTCAGAAACAAGGACTTCTACAATGTCAGTGGATCTGTGTACTGCAAGGAGGATTACATG TTCTCAGGGTTCCAAGCAGCAGCAGAGaagtgcagtgtgtgtggacACTTGATCCTGGAGAAG ATACTGCAGGCTCTGGGGAACTCGTACCACCCCAGCTGCTTCCGCTGCGTTGTGTGCACCAAGGCCCTCGATGGCGTCCCTTTCACAGTGGACTACCTCAACAACGTCTACTGTGTCTCAGACTACAACAG AACTTTTGCTCCAAAGTGTGCTGCTTGTCTTCAGCCCATTCTACCTGCGGAG GGCAGTGAAGAAATTCTCAGGGTGGTATCCATGCAGAAGGATTACCACTTCGAGTGCTACCACTGCGAG GACTGTGGGAAGCAGCTCTCTGATCAGCCAGGCTCCCAGTGCTACCCCCTGGACTCTCACCTCCTCTGCCACTCGTGTCACATGACGAGGGTGTGCACCACGCATAACCTCCCCTTGCACAGCACACCGTGA
- the mrpl52 gene encoding large ribosomal subunit protein mL52 isoform X1, translating to MAVTTRVLCSAYLLFFPLAFRLSPRFFSLTAGTPAGSKWRLEHGLARSGSEYGPLTDLPDWSYADGRPAPAMKGQVRRQRERAEFAKRVVDLSEEMDRGMQRWKQEKEDAQAMEEKKKSLRLKPKGRLLLETKKSRDAL from the exons ATGGCGGTGACTACGAGGGTGCTGTGTTCTGCAT atcttttgttttttcccctagCTTTCCGATTGTCGCCACGCTTTTTCTCACTGACTGCTGGGACGCCGGCGGGGAGCAAATGGAGATTGGA ACATGGTTTAGCTCGCTCTGGATCAGAATATGGCCCTCTCACCGATTTACCTGACTGGTCCTATGCTG ATGGTCGCCCTGCTCCTGCGATGAAGGGCCAGGTGCGGAGGCAGAGGGAAAGGGCGGAGTTCGCG AAACGGGTCGTGGACCTCAGTGAAGAGATGGACAGGGGGATGCAGCGATGGAAGCAGGAAAAGGAAGACGCTCAAGCTATGGAGGAGAAGAAGAAGTCATTACGTCTGAAACCTAAAGGCAGACTCCTTCTGGAAACAAAAAAGTCAAGGGACGCTTTGTAA
- the mrpl52 gene encoding large ribosomal subunit protein mL52 isoform X2 encodes MAVTTRVLCSASFRLSPRFFSLTAGTPAGSKWRLEHGLARSGSEYGPLTDLPDWSYADGRPAPAMKGQVRRQRERAEFAKRVVDLSEEMDRGMQRWKQEKEDAQAMEEKKKSLRLKPKGRLLLETKKSRDAL; translated from the exons ATGGCGGTGACTACGAGGGTGCTGTGTTCTGCAT CTTTCCGATTGTCGCCACGCTTTTTCTCACTGACTGCTGGGACGCCGGCGGGGAGCAAATGGAGATTGGA ACATGGTTTAGCTCGCTCTGGATCAGAATATGGCCCTCTCACCGATTTACCTGACTGGTCCTATGCTG ATGGTCGCCCTGCTCCTGCGATGAAGGGCCAGGTGCGGAGGCAGAGGGAAAGGGCGGAGTTCGCG AAACGGGTCGTGGACCTCAGTGAAGAGATGGACAGGGGGATGCAGCGATGGAAGCAGGAAAAGGAAGACGCTCAAGCTATGGAGGAGAAGAAGAAGTCATTACGTCTGAAACCTAAAGGCAGACTCCTTCTGGAAACAAAAAAGTCAAGGGACGCTTTGTAA
- the mmp14a gene encoding matrix metalloproteinase-14a, giving the protein MVLQVQTLLLTLTYGLCANGAATQQDPNPEAWLQQYGYLPPGDLHAQSLRSPQSITQAIAAMQRFYGLTVTGHMDPSTTAAMKRPRCGVPDKFGSELKSNLRRKRYVIQGLKWDKKEITFSIQNYTPKVGEAETFRAIRRAFKVWESVTSLRFREIPFKNIRDKPANFADIMLFFGEGFHGDSTPFDGEGGFLAHAYFPGPGIGGDTHFDAAEPWTSGTTDQGGNDVFLVAVHELGHALGLEHSGDPSAIMAPFYQWMDTENFILPLDDRRGIQQIYGSGGAPPPPSPPPRPPKKPDPPSHGPSICDGHFDSIAILRGEMFVFKDTWLWRVHDNQVLQGYPMPIAHFWHGLPGSINAAYERTDGKFVFFKGDRYWVYSESTLEQGYPKPLKDLGSGLPKDRLDAALLYTPNGMTYFFRGTKYYRFNENSHSVDPEYPKPISVWKGVPDNLKSAIMSKDAAHTYFYKANKYWKFDNQQLRVEPGYPKSVLRDWMGCSGVEPRVPGTDEEVITVEVEEGTGVGPAAVVLPLILLVCVICALGALLFFRRYGTPRRLLYCQRSLLDKV; this is encoded by the exons ATGGTGCTCCAGGTCCAGACGTTGCTGCTCACGCTAACATACGGACTATGCGCTAACGGAGCAGCCACGCAGCAAGACCCCAACCCAGAG gcTTGGCTACAGCAGTATGGTTACCTGCCCCCAGGTGACCTCCACGCCCAGTCCCTCCGCTCACCGCAGTCCATCACCCAGGCCATCGCCGCCATGCAGAGGTTCTATGGCCTGACGGTCACTGGGCACATGGACCCGAGCACCACTGC GGCAATGAAGCGACCGCGGTGTGGCGTCCCAGACAAGTTTGGCTCCGAGCTGAAGAGCAACCTGAGGAGAAAACGCTACGTCATTCAGGGCCTGAAGTGGGACAAGAAGGAGATCACCTTCAG CATACAGAACTACACCCCAAAGGTGGGCGAGGCAGAGACCTTCAGAGCCATCCGGCGGGCTTTCAAGGTGTGGGAGAGCGTGACCTCACTGCGCTTCCGCGAAATCCCTTTCAAGAACATCCGCGACAAGCCCGCCAACTTCGCTGACATCATGCTCTTCTTCGGCGAGGGTTTCCATGGCGACAGCACTCCCTTCGACGGGGAGGGAGGCTTCCTGGCACACGCGTACTTCCCCGGCCCAGGCATAGGGGGCGACACACACTTTGACGCCGCAGAGCCTTGGACCTCTGGCACCACAGACCAAGGGG GGAATGACGTGTTCCTTGTGGCTGTGCATGAGCTGGGCCACGCCCTTGGTCTGGAGCACTCTGGGGACCCCAGTGCCATCATGGCGCCATTCTACCAGTGGATGGACACTGAGAATTTCATTCTACCGCTGGACGACCGTCGGGGCATCCAGCAGATCTACG GATCAGGTGGTGCACCtccacccccctctccccccccaagaccccccAAAAAACcagaccccccctcccatggCCCCAGTATCTGTGACGGCCACTTCGACAGCATTGCCATCTTGCGGGGAGAGATGTTTGTCTTTAAG GATACATGGCTGTGGCGTGTGCATGATAACCAGGTTCTGCAAGGCTACCCCATGCCTATCGCACACTTCTGGCACGGACTGCCCGGATCCATCAATGCTGCATATGAGAGAACTGATGGAAAATTTGTCTTCTTTAAAG GGGACAGGTACTGGGTATACAGTGAGTCCACCTTAGAGCAGGGCTACCCCAAGCCACTGAAGGACCTGGGCAGTGGTCTCCCCAAGGACAGGCTGGATGCGGCTCTCCTCTACACCCCCAATGGCATGACCTACTTCTTTAGGGGGACCAA GTATTACCGGTTCAATGAGAACTCTCACTCTGTGGATCCGGAATACCCCAAGCCTATCAGCGTGTGGAAGGGTGTACCCGACAACCTTAAGTCTGCCATCATGAGCAAGGATGCAG CACACACCTACTTTTACAAGGCCAACAAGTACTGGAAGTTTGACAACCAGCAGCTGAGGGTGGAGCCAGGTTACCCCAAGTCAGTGCTGCGTGACTGGATGGGCTGTAGCGGCGTGGAGCCCAGGGTGCCTGGCACGGATGAGGAGGTGATCACGGTGGAGGTGGAAGAGGGGACCGGGGTCGGTCCGGCAGCCGTGGTGCTACCCCTGATCCTGCTGGTGTGCGTGATCTGTGCCCTTGGAGCCCTGCTGTTCTTCCGCCGATACGGCACACCCCGGCGCCTGCTCTACTGCCAGCGCTCCCTGCTGGACAAGGTGTAA